A DNA window from Nitrospirota bacterium contains the following coding sequences:
- a CDS encoding type II toxin-antitoxin system VapC family toxin: protein MSGKIALDTDVSIKFLNGDTNIDAVLLKYSEICLPAIVVGELVFGALNSKHAEQNLARHRKLIHSTKILAITEATANTYAKIRLALKKKGKPIPENDLCIAATCIEHKLPLMSCDGHFEYIDQLNLMSI from the coding sequence ATGAGTGGTAAGATCGCTCTGGATACGGATGTGTCCATCAAGTTCCTGAATGGCGATACGAATATTGATGCCGTCCTGTTGAAATACTCGGAGATATGCCTTCCCGCGATCGTTGTCGGTGAGCTTGTATTCGGCGCTTTAAATTCGAAGCATGCGGAGCAGAATCTGGCAAGACATCGAAAACTAATCCATAGCACCAAGATTCTTGCCATAACGGAAGCTACGGCGAACACCTATGCAAAAATACGATTGGCCCTAAAAAAGAAGGGTAAGCCGATCCCGGAAAACGATCTTTGTATTGCTGCGACTTGCATTGAGCATAAATTGCCATTAATGAGCTGTGATGGACATTTCGAATATATTGACCAGCTTAATTTGATGAGTATCTGA
- a CDS encoding antitoxin family protein, protein MPKTIEAIYENGILRPLRPIKGLKKHQTVSITVEKTARKKHPLHGLCGILPDVDAAEMLKAVENEFEKVDLNEW, encoded by the coding sequence ATGCCTAAAACTATCGAAGCGATTTATGAAAATGGTATTTTGCGTCCTCTTCGGCCGATAAAAGGGCTGAAAAAGCATCAGACGGTCTCAATAACCGTGGAAAAGACGGCAAGGAAGAAGCACCCACTGCACGGACTGTGCGGAATACTTCCGGATGTTGATGCCGCGGAGATGCTGAAGGCCGTTGAGAATGAGTTTGAAAAGGTGGATTTGAATGAGTGGTAA
- a CDS encoding DUF433 domain-containing protein produces the protein MFDRITFDPKIMGGRACIRGMRIPVSVIIGQIAHGATMDEVLADYPDLEPGDVQQALEYAAWLTQEEVHTV, from the coding sequence ATGTTTGACCGTATTACGTTCGATCCAAAAATCATGGGTGGCCGGGCCTGCATTCGCGGGATGCGCATACCGGTTTCCGTGATCATTGGACAGATCGCCCACGGCGCAACCATGGACGAGGTGCTGGCGGATTATCCCGACCTGGAACCCGGCGATGTCCAGCAAGCGTTGGAATACGCGGCTTGGTTGACTCAGGAAGAAGTGCATACGGTATAG